One segment of Solanum stenotomum isolate F172 chromosome 1, ASM1918654v1, whole genome shotgun sequence DNA contains the following:
- the LOC125873794 gene encoding uncharacterized protein LOC125873794, giving the protein MGKLQGQRLPVQNQNSDGVGSTTFCQRCSMGFSRIRLQFSFKCIAVLLLSIALVLSAVFWILPHPSKLSGFDAKEAIKHAATTQAYFRLEKPVSDIVPHIARLEYDILEEIAIPNMKVSVLSVHAAGAANQTNVIFGFLPDPVDSSSTPVYLSLLKSALLELYLRDTNLTLTSSIFGQPSSFEVLKCPGGITMIPEHLPFWDLPDVLFNFTLHSSIDEIRENFIELKEQLISGLRLSQSESVFLQISNEVGSTKDPPVIVEASVYSDIGSLQPQRLKQLAQIIMGSVPKSNLGLDNSVFGKVKQVSLSSFLNRTVHASPPAPAPAPAPNEPLWPSPSPSPSVSSSPSPSPAPLSNCRRLQSHARHHCGPARGEEPSSSPSPIADPPSPVTSSGPPSSSSGIAASPSSHAPTYPPKLSPRVNLSPGPSPQMSSSISSSSSSLAPGFSYKELCLFWLFGLAVFHILGWTW; this is encoded by the exons ATGGGGAAATTGCAAGGACAGAGACTGCCAGTGCAGAACCAGAACAGCGATGGAGTTGGTTCTACAACTTTCTGTCAGAGATGTTCGATGGGTTTTTCAAGAATCCGCTTACAATTTAGTTTCAAGTGTATCGCCGTTTTGCTACTGAGTATTGCCCTTGTTCTCTCTGCTGTCTTCTGGATCCTTCCACATCCTTCTAAGTTATCTGGGTTTGACGCTAAAGAGGCGATCAAGCATGCCG CCACTACTCAAGCATACTTCAGATTGGAGAAGCCAGTTTCAGACATTGTTCCCCACATTGCAAGACTGGAGTATGATATTTTGGAAGAGATTGCTATCCCTAACATGAAG GTTTCCGTCCTATCTGTGCATGCAGCAGGTGCGGCTAACCAGACTAACGTAATATTTGGTTTTCTTCCGGATCCAGTTGATTCTTCTAGTACTCCAGTGTACTTAAGTCTGCTGAAGTCTGCTTTATTGGAACTGTATCTTCGAGATACCAATTTGACATTAACTTCCTCAATATTTGGACAACCATCTTCATTTGAGGTTTTGAAGTGTCCTGGTGGAATCACTATGATACCCGAGCACCTACCATTTTGGGACCTACCTGACGTCCTCTTCAATTTTACTCTCCACAGCTCTATTGATGAAATAAGGGAAAATTTTATTGAGCTGAAGGAACAACTGATATCTGGCTTACGTCTCAGTCAGAGTGAG AGTGTTTTCTTACAGATATCAAATGAAGTTGGCTCTACTAAAGATCCCCCAGTTATAGTTGAAGCTTCAGTATATTCAGATATTGGGAGTCTGCAACCTCAGAGGTTAAAACAATTGGCTCAAATAATTATGGGATCTGTTCCTAAATCTAATCTTGGCCTTGACAACTCTGTTTTTGGTAAAGTTAAGCAAGTAAGTTTATCTTCCTTTCTAAACCGTACTGTTCATGCTTCCCCGCCTGCTCCTGCTCCTGCTCCTGCTCCAAATGAACCTTTGTGGCCATCACCTTCCCCATCACCTTCTGTTTCTTCATCGCCATCTCCATCTCCAGCTCCCTTGTCCAACTGTCGTAGATTACAGTCACATGCTAGGCATCATTGTGGTCCAGCTCGTGGAGAAGAACCTAGCAGCTCTCCATCTCCCATAGCTGATCCACCTTCTCCTGTGACAAGCTCTGGTCCACCTTCAAGTAGTTCTGGAATTGCAGCAAGCCCATCATCACATGCACCGACTTATCCTCCAAAACTAAGTCCCAGGGTGAATCTTTCTCCTGGTCCTTCTCCACAAATGTCTTCCTCAAtctcatcttcatcatcat
- the LOC125873802 gene encoding F-box protein At1g10780: MDFLPDAIVPCILVYVTNAKDVASASCVSKRWKESIPYLNKLVFTRNIFDDVKRFSPDDIIGHMVSSINKLEELVVYCPFSGSGLASWLSLAGHSLRKLELKMDDNLVDMNSCSRKLDSIGAATNLESLKLWGVNMTRGPKWHTFHKLRNLEIVGAVTDDSNLHAALMACPNLSNLLLLGCEGLTDVFIELPHLEKCKLDFNGLGKCSLTVNSPKLQHLEVQGFSGIRVPVTQFLRDLIISNTAGRVGALDFGKLVALESLEMRGVQWCWSAIHYMLQLASEVKHLLMKVEFTGDFDALQPFPEIDIVDFFNSHPKLTKFEIHGAMFAALCQRNSLRNVDSRFTIPFLEEVVVTVRSPLNAEQKMSTLESLINCGKKLRKMRIRILQMKSSHSSTDDFFEDICKFTHSHRRIVSIE, encoded by the exons ATGGACTTTTTGCCAGATGCCATTGTCCCGTGCATCTTAGTCTATGTAACCAATGCAAAAGATGTGGCTTCTGCATCTTGTGTATCAAAGAGATGGAAGGAGTCAATTCCTTATCTCAACAAGCTTGTCTTCACTCGTAACATTTTTGATGATGTTAAGAGGTTCTCTCCTGATGACATTATTGGGCACATGGTTTCATCAATTAATAAATTGGAAGAACTTGTTGTATACTGTCCTTTTAGTGGTTCTGGCCTAGCGTCATGGCTTTCATTGGCAGGACATTCTCTGCGGAAGCTTGAACTAAAGATGGATGACAACCTTGTTGATATGAATTCTTGCTCCAGGAAGTTGGACAGTATCGGAGCAGCAACGAATTTGGAGTCATTGAAACTTTGGGGTGTGAATATGACTCGTGGCCCAAAATGGCACACTTTCCATAAGCTTAGAAATCTTGAAATAGTTGGTGCAGTAACAGATGACTCTAACCTCCATGCTGCATTAATGGCTTGCCCCAATTTGAGTAACCTGTTGCTCCTTGGTTGTGAAGGACTGACAGATGTCTTTATTGAGCTTCCTCATCTGGAGAAATGCAAACTTGATTTCAATGGCTTAGGTAAATGCTCCCTTACTGTCAATTCTCCAAAGCTTCAACATTTGGAAGTGCAAGGCTTTAGTGGGATCAGAGTCCCTGTGACTCAATTTCTCAGAGACCTCATCATTTCTAATACTGCAG GACGGGTTGGTGCGCTTGATTTTGGAAAGCTTGTGGCACTTGAGTCATTGGAGATGAGAGGAGTTCAATGGTGTTGGAGTGCTATACACTATATGCTTCAATTGGCAAGTGAAGTCAAGCATCTCCTCATGAAGGTGGAATTCACCGGGGATTTTGATGCTCTTCAGCCATTTCCTGAGATTGATATTGTTGATTTCTTTAACAGTCATCCCAAGCTAACAAAATTTGAAATCCATGGTGCCATGTTTGCTGCTCTTTGCCAGAGAAACAGTTTGAGAAAT GTGGACTCCAGATTTACGATCCCTTTCCTTGAGGAGGTTGTAGTCACCGTGAGGTCGCCACTGAATGCTGAACAAAAGATGAGTACTCTAGAGTCTCTAATCAACTGTGGAAAGAAACTGAGGAAGATGAGAATAAGAATTCTTCAGATGAAGAGCAGCCATAGCAGTACAGATGATTTTTTTGAGGATATTTGCAAATTCACTCACAGTCATCGCAGGATTGTTTCAATTGAATAA